In Mycobacterium sp. SMC-8, a single window of DNA contains:
- a CDS encoding thermonuclease family protein, with protein MIDRLAYPLDSVVRNGHHTLMTALSASGRVLAALLGAAAITLAGCHSPSSWTANTATSATYPPMPATDVIDGPFPVVRVIDGDTIVVEIDGTPTTIRLIGVDTPELVDPRKPVQCFSREASEYTKAMLTGQSVYLEYDPSQDRIDRYGRGLAYVWTTAGQLVNLDLIAGGYANEYTFNTPHRYQAEFQAAEFAAADEARGLWSPETCPA; from the coding sequence ATGATTGACCGCCTGGCCTATCCGCTGGATTCCGTCGTAAGGAACGGCCACCATACCCTCATGACCGCCCTATCTGCCTCCGGCCGCGTACTCGCTGCACTCCTGGGCGCGGCCGCGATAACCCTCGCCGGATGTCACAGCCCTTCATCGTGGACGGCGAACACTGCCACTTCCGCCACCTATCCGCCGATGCCGGCCACCGATGTGATCGACGGTCCCTTTCCTGTAGTACGTGTCATCGACGGTGATACCATCGTGGTCGAAATCGACGGTACGCCAACGACTATCCGCCTGATTGGCGTCGACACACCTGAACTCGTTGATCCGCGCAAGCCGGTTCAATGCTTCTCGCGTGAGGCCTCCGAGTACACCAAGGCGATGCTCACCGGCCAGTCGGTTTACCTCGAATACGATCCCAGCCAAGACCGCATCGACCGCTACGGCCGCGGCCTGGCGTATGTCTGGACGACCGCCGGGCAACTGGTCAACCTAGACCTCATTGCCGGCGGCTACGCCAACGAGTACACCTTCAACACACCGCACCGCTACCAGGCGGAATTCCAGGCCGCCGAGTTCGCCGCCGCCGACGAGGCCCGCGGCTTGTGGTCACCTGAGACCTGCCCCGCCTAA
- a CDS encoding helix-turn-helix domain-containing protein: MSATKAVATTAEERKRAGLAARELQAQADRALLARIMPVVGRNIAQRRETLGLSQRALSDQASVDRIFLRGVEAGERTPTVVFLAKIAPPLQTTVAALTRGIEQAMGMPAHDS, from the coding sequence ATGTCTGCAACCAAGGCCGTTGCCACCACCGCTGAGGAACGCAAGCGCGCCGGCCTGGCCGCTCGCGAGTTGCAAGCGCAGGCCGACCGTGCGCTGCTGGCACGGATCATGCCAGTCGTCGGCCGCAACATCGCGCAGCGACGCGAGACCCTTGGCTTGTCTCAACGCGCACTCAGTGACCAGGCCAGTGTCGACCGTATCTTCCTGCGCGGCGTGGAAGCCGGCGAACGCACACCCACCGTGGTCTTTCTGGCCAAGATCGCGCCCCCGTTGCAGACCACCGTCGCTGCGCTCACCAGAGGCATCGAGCAGGCCATGGGCATGCCGGCGCACGACTCCTAA
- a CDS encoding Fic family protein: MTSYDTWDSYFWPDAPGVLKNKFGIKNYPDLAVAEAHAVAPRMRGIILDDPSALPETVDLDYYRRVHYRIFQDVYAWAGTTRLVPENAMAKQWRDVVNFAPDDRSAPWVTYRYPAGRLVDEQATAVFSQLQHALSDPVNLAPQAFIPTIARHWGQLDQVHPFREGNTRSQTMLMATVCRKYGYALDGVQLLARREEFIGARYHGHSTGQYGRLTALLLDSVEPRSTEQVTDQERRWAQSLAPPGHGLSL, from the coding sequence GTGACGTCCTACGACACGTGGGATAGCTACTTCTGGCCTGATGCGCCAGGTGTACTCAAGAACAAATTCGGCATCAAGAACTACCCCGACCTAGCGGTTGCAGAAGCGCATGCCGTCGCGCCCCGCATGCGCGGCATCATCCTCGATGACCCCTCCGCGCTTCCCGAGACCGTCGACCTCGATTACTACCGCCGCGTGCATTACCGCATCTTCCAGGACGTGTACGCGTGGGCCGGAACCACGCGACTTGTTCCGGAGAACGCGATGGCAAAGCAGTGGCGCGATGTCGTCAACTTCGCTCCAGACGACCGGTCCGCCCCATGGGTCACCTACCGCTACCCAGCAGGGCGTCTCGTGGACGAACAAGCCACAGCTGTATTTTCCCAACTCCAGCACGCATTGAGTGACCCCGTAAACCTTGCCCCACAAGCGTTTATCCCGACGATCGCCCGGCACTGGGGACAACTCGATCAGGTCCATCCCTTTCGTGAAGGCAACACGCGCAGCCAAACCATGCTGATGGCCACCGTATGCCGCAAATACGGCTACGCCCTCGATGGCGTGCAGCTGCTCGCACGTCGGGAAGAGTTCATCGGTGCCCGCTACCACGGGCACAGCACCGGGCAGTACGGCCGCCTCACCGCGCTGCTGTTGGACTCCGTAGAACCTCGGTCGACAGAGCAGGTCACTGATCAAGAACGCCGGTGGGCCCAGTCCCTCGCTCCCCCCGGCCACGGCCTCAGCCTGTAG
- a CDS encoding PE-PPE domain-containing protein, which yields MSTNVSRLAATVIAAATVTALTTAAAVAEPPAPPRLVDAQVNLAASTGLYPIGPIPQAFRSLGMGTAQDFMNGLAGLAQLIPGDAGQGLKRTVEDVAALLVALQTGINLPILGNIAIPEIAVPPLGPAGTIDQINTLQWSTATQATLSAVKTALAAGDAAAVIIGLLGDLTGIDTDILETLIGELPLNVPGAWDGPFFSDAGKLAIVPAIGLGGTNFALASPTLLNDPAFAKTAILAIAVRNPSRTGGGILSLLNPLSSTVGLNLSNADGTASHKSTNGFGIPITVMDGNVTVWDFGAAYDIISDAPSTLLNPLAWLNTGVGVVAPTYLLPPNVDAFFNVISDITGGSVGAGTINGLLDTLDVMSLLHVDVGADGNLYVTYDSGRLPLLEPIQFIPRTLSYLPGFGFSTTLSDSFADVLTQLVAQGYHDVTMTTDADGVATFTRGWDKAGTQAKFWQNPVSWQMGLETPQTVFNSVITGLQTNLLNPAKGEFTVFGNSEIGNLLYRNAVSVAVAQGLSQALEHVRDQLNPVMNDMQAALQPLARALDDVTAQLNRVVDDVLGAATDLGVDLNGPMLGTNRLVNQVGDGLNNGVRGLFGLKPITSPPALESTNDSSQQRATAISTTTVQSPAITDTPAANSTTITLETPPETTVPEPTATAERVSSPDPAEDAQRPAPTTNGNQIAGRTNETADDDEKPTTTSGSEESAAATPKPAAKQGSRDRQDRPDDEAGVSPGRSDAPSADRAGNTSNRIERRSDRGSNTPRGSVRPDGASDGSKTARSDATAAGDSRSEARGRSAPASSQD from the coding sequence ATGTCCACCAATGTATCTCGGCTCGCCGCTACCGTCATTGCCGCAGCAACAGTCACCGCACTGACCACCGCAGCCGCCGTTGCGGAACCGCCCGCCCCGCCACGCCTGGTCGACGCGCAAGTAAACCTCGCCGCGTCGACCGGCCTGTATCCGATCGGGCCAATTCCGCAGGCATTCCGCAGCCTGGGTATGGGCACCGCGCAGGACTTCATGAACGGACTGGCCGGTCTGGCGCAGCTCATCCCCGGTGACGCCGGGCAAGGCCTCAAGCGCACCGTGGAAGACGTGGCCGCCCTGCTCGTCGCCCTGCAAACCGGCATCAACCTGCCCATCCTGGGCAACATCGCGATCCCCGAGATTGCCGTCCCACCGCTGGGGCCGGCCGGGACCATCGACCAGATCAACACGTTGCAGTGGTCCACCGCCACCCAAGCCACACTGTCAGCAGTGAAGACGGCGCTCGCCGCCGGAGATGCCGCCGCGGTGATCATCGGATTGCTGGGCGATCTGACCGGTATCGACACCGACATCCTCGAAACCCTCATCGGCGAACTACCGTTGAATGTGCCCGGGGCCTGGGATGGTCCGTTCTTCTCCGACGCCGGCAAGCTGGCGATCGTGCCCGCCATCGGTTTAGGCGGTACCAACTTCGCTTTGGCCTCTCCGACACTGCTGAACGACCCAGCGTTCGCCAAGACCGCGATCCTCGCGATTGCGGTGCGCAACCCCTCGCGGACCGGGGGCGGAATTCTCTCACTACTCAACCCGTTGTCCTCCACAGTCGGGCTGAACCTGTCGAACGCTGACGGAACCGCGTCGCACAAGAGCACTAATGGCTTCGGCATCCCCATCACCGTCATGGACGGCAATGTCACGGTGTGGGACTTCGGGGCCGCCTACGACATCATCTCCGATGCACCCTCGACCCTGCTCAACCCACTGGCATGGCTCAACACCGGCGTCGGCGTGGTTGCCCCGACCTACCTGCTTCCCCCCAACGTCGATGCGTTCTTCAACGTGATCAGCGACATCACCGGCGGCAGCGTGGGCGCTGGCACCATCAACGGGCTGCTCGACACCCTGGACGTGATGAGCTTGCTGCACGTCGACGTCGGCGCCGACGGAAACCTCTACGTCACCTATGATTCGGGGCGGCTGCCGCTACTCGAACCCATCCAGTTCATCCCACGCACTCTGAGCTACCTGCCAGGATTCGGCTTCTCCACCACGCTGTCGGACTCGTTCGCCGATGTGCTGACCCAGCTGGTCGCCCAGGGGTATCACGACGTCACAATGACCACCGACGCCGACGGCGTGGCCACGTTCACCCGGGGCTGGGACAAGGCCGGAACCCAGGCAAAGTTTTGGCAGAACCCGGTCAGTTGGCAGATGGGCCTGGAGACTCCGCAAACCGTGTTCAACTCGGTCATCACCGGTCTGCAGACCAATCTTCTTAACCCCGCCAAAGGTGAGTTCACGGTCTTCGGCAATTCCGAGATCGGCAATCTGCTCTATCGCAATGCCGTCAGTGTGGCTGTCGCACAGGGGCTGTCGCAGGCTCTGGAGCACGTACGGGACCAGCTCAACCCGGTGATGAACGACATGCAAGCTGCCTTGCAGCCGCTCGCCAGGGCGCTCGATGATGTGACCGCGCAGCTGAACCGGGTGGTCGATGATGTGTTGGGCGCGGCAACAGACCTCGGTGTGGACCTCAACGGGCCAATGCTCGGCACCAACAGGCTCGTCAACCAGGTCGGGGACGGTCTCAACAACGGCGTACGCGGTCTGTTCGGGCTCAAGCCGATCACTTCGCCGCCAGCGCTGGAATCGACCAACGACAGCTCACAGCAGAGAGCAACGGCGATATCCACCACGACAGTCCAGTCTCCCGCGATCACCGACACCCCGGCGGCAAACAGCACGACGATCACACTGGAGACCCCACCCGAGACCACGGTGCCCGAACCCACAGCGACTGCCGAACGGGTGAGCAGCCCCGACCCGGCTGAGGATGCCCAGCGACCAGCGCCCACCACCAACGGCAATCAGATCGCGGGTCGGACAAACGAGACCGCCGATGACGACGAGAAGCCGACCACCACATCTGGGTCCGAGGAGTCCGCGGCCGCAACACCGAAACCAGCAGCCAAGCAGGGAAGCCGGGACCGGCAGGACCGCCCGGACGACGAGGCCGGCGTATCGCCAGGTAGGTCCGACGCGCCCTCGGCCGACCGTGCTGGCAATACGAGCAACCGCATCGAGCGACGTAGTGATCGCGGTAGCAACACCCCAAGGGGATCGGTCCGCCCAGATGGTGCCAGCGACGGGTCGAAAACTGCTCGCTCTGACGCCACCGCGGCCGGTGACTCGCGTTCTGAGGCACGAGGCCGCTCTGCTCCTGCTTCTTCGCAGGACTAA